From Armatimonadota bacterium:
TGGCCGCTGGCTGGCGCCTCACACAGCCTCGCGATTGATGTCGTTCTTCCTTATCGGCATCGTGGCGGGCGTGGCCACGGCGGCGACGGCGTTTGCCGTCCCCGAACTGCGCGACCGCGTCCTGATGCGGACCCGCCGGGCCTTTGGAGTCTCATATGGAACGGAGTAGCGCCGCTTCGCCACTGCTCAGCATCGTCATCGCGACCCGCAACCGGATACCATTTGCGATTTCAGCCATTCAGAGCATCCTGGAAATCCCCGATCCGAGGCTGGAACTGGTTGTACAGGATAACAGCGAGTGCCGGGACCTGGAAGCCTATGTCCAGGAAAACGTAAAGGATACCCGATTTCGGTATCGATACACACCGCCGCCTTTCTCCTCGATCGACAATTTCAACGCGGTGCTGGAACTGGCCACGGGCGAATATGTCTGCATGATCGGTGACGATGACGGTGTTAACCCGGAGATACTTGAGGCAGCGGAATGGGCCAAGCGGGAAAACGTTGATTCCCTGGGCGTTCGGACAGTGGTCCATTACCTCTGGCCCGACACGGGTGTCCCTGCCACGCTTTACACCAAAGCTACCTCCGGGTGTCTTCAGATCAGCCCGTTCAGCGGTGACCTTCACGATGCGGACATCGAAAAGGAAATGCGAAATCTGGTGCGCAACGGAGGGTTGTACTACCTGGATTTCGAGCTGCCCAAGCTTTACCATGGCCTTGTGCGCCGCTCCTGCCTCGAGTCCGTTCGTGCGAAGACAGGAAACTACCTTGCGGGCCTGAGTCCGGACGTTTTTGCCGCGCTCTCGATCGCGAACGTCGGCAAACGCGTTGTTGTCACCGATTATCCGCTCACGATTCCCGGCGTGTGCGGCGTCAGCAGCTCGGTGCGCGAGGGCTTGCTCAAGAAACCTTCAAAGGAACTGAAAGACGCGCCGCATTTCCGCGATAGAGGCGAGTACCAATGGTGCGAACTCGTTCCCCGAATCTACGCCGCCGAGGCGATCTGGGCTGATTCTGCGGTTGCGGCCCTTCGCGCCATGGACCGCGACGATCTGGTGAGCCAGTTGAACCTGCCCAGACTGGCGGCCTATTGCATCGGAGCCAATCGCGGTGTCGCCGGGCCCGTGTTGCGCGACATGTTCAGAGGGATCCGGATCACGGGGAAAAACCCCGCCGTCGCCGCGATTAAGTTTGCGTGGGGATACCTGACAGGCCCGGGTGTGAGGTTTGCGCGTCGGGCATGGAACCGCCTTCTGATTCTCACGGGGAGGCGCTCCGTGTACAATGCCGTAGGGTTGGAGAACATGGTTGAGGTTACACACGCCCTCACTCACTATCTGCAGGAGAACGGGCGGAGTTTTGCCGAATGTGTGCGTCGCGCGAAATGACAGGTTACCGTCTGTAAACCTCCGTTAACTCACGGCAAGACGCTGACGGTCACGGGTTGAGCGTATCGGGACGCGACGCCGGCGACATAGCGCTTCCAGCCTTCCTCGGAGCGCAGGGCGACCGGCAGGGTCATCGCCGGATCCAACCCCAGAACGCTGTCACCATCCGGCTGTTCCTGGTCCCACGCGGAGACGACACGCCATTGGGTCGTTATGGTTCCATTCATCGTCGTCACCGGCACGCGAACGATGTGATCCGCGGCATCGGGCAACTCGTCCGCCGATCCGCCGGCACCTGGAAGCACGATGATCCCCAGACCGAGGTTCTGGTCCGGATGCGCTTCCGTCGCTGTCGCGCCAGGCATCAGGGCTTGGTGACCCCAGGTTTCCGTGTAACGGGCCTGCCCGTTCTCTAGAGCGACTCCGGACGAGAACGCGACGCCGGGTTTTCGGGGAAGGCCGGTAATGAGTGTCACGCCGTTCGCGTTTCGGGCCGTGATCGCATGGTCGAACCAGTGCTGGCCCGCCCAGACGGTAACGCGGCTGTTAATGTCCACCTTCTTCCCCGCCACGCTCCAACCCGTGTAGATCAGGTCGAAGATCGCGCGCACCGGACCATCCGCGATGACCTTCCACTTGCGATCCGTCACTTCGCTGATCTTCACCGCCTTTCCGTCGACATAGGCGCCCGCCGAACCTATGCCCAACGCATCACCGATCTTGAACGTGTCGCGGCCGATGGGCGACTCGGCGTGGTAGTCCACTCCGGGCTGGGCGAAGTAGTCCAAGGCAAGGCAGTGCTGACGCTTACCATACATATCGAACGCGTTTCGCGCGTCGAAATACATGCGCCAGGCCACGCGGTCGCTCTCCCAGCCCATCCCTTCGTACTTCGTCTGGAACGAGGCGTGCGCGCGCTTCGGAAATGATACTCGCAGGGGTTTGATGAGTTCTTCGGCGCCGTAGGAGATGGTCACGACCTTGGTGGAAAGGGGCGCCAGATCGACCTCGAAGGCGATCTCGTCCGCCTTGCCGTCGCCGTCAAGATCGTCCGCCTGGCAAGCCAGAGGGCGGGATGCCTTCGCGCGTGCGTCATCGGCCGGCGTCGCGGCGTCGCTGGTTGTGACGATGAACGAGGTGGCCTTGAAGTCCGGCGCAGCTTTGGCGATATCCGCAAGTGTGATGACGATCGGCTCGTTTGGGCGCGCGATCGCAGTGGGGTTTCGCAGCGTTACCTTGATCTGCTTGACTTGGTTTTCCTGGCCTAACACGGAAGCCCCTGCCAGCAGGAACATCGTGACGACAGCGGTCCGGAACGAATAACGTATGACCATAGTGATCTCCCTCGGGGTTCAGCGCCCCATCCAACCGCCATCCACCACCAGGACGTGGCCGTGGATGTACCGCGAGGCTTCGGAAGCGAGGAAGACGGCGACTGGTCCCAGGTCTTCCGGCGTACCCCAACGTCCGGCCGGGATGCGCTCCAGAATCTGGCGACTGCGGGTCTCATCGGCGCGCAGGGCCGCGGTGTTGTCGGTGGCCATATAGCCCGGAGCGATGGCGTTCACATTCACGCCCTTTGGCGCCCATTCGTTGGCGAGCGCCTTCGTGAGCCCGGCAACGGCGCTCTTGCTGGCCGTATACGCCGGGACGAAAACCCCGCCCTGGAACGACAGCAGGGAGGCGATGTTGATGATTTTGCCGCTGCCGCGTTCCAGCATGTGGCGGCCCGCTTCCCGACAGAGGCGCCAGACTCCGTTGAGATTGAGGTTGAGGACGTCCATCCAGTCCTCGTCGGTGAAGTCTACTGCTGAAGCGCGCCGGATCATGCCCGCGTTGTTCACGAGGATGTCGATGCGACCGAAAGCGTGGATGGTTGCGTCCACCAGACTGGCGGGGGTCTTCTCGTTCCGGAGGTCACCGGACAGGCCGAGAGCTTTGCGGTCGTTCCCCTCGATAATGCGGCAGGTATCCAGTGCGTCCGGGTGGCCATGGCAGGCGACGTTGGCGCCGGCCTGCGAGAGCGCGAGCGCCATCCCCCGTCCGAGGCCGACGCCCGCGCCGGTGACGAGGGCAACCTTGCCGTCCAATCTGAAATCGTCGAGAACCACAACGGTGTCCTTTCTACTCGACATCGGCCGGCTTCAGCCTGGGGGCCAGCAGATGGATGATCAGCAGCGCTATGATATAGCCGCACCCGGCGATCAGGAAGAACGGCAGGTAGGAGTCCTTATGCGATTTGAGATAAGGTCCGACCCGCAGAGTGAGAAATACGCTTCCCGCCGCGCCCCACATGCCCCCGAAGCCCACGACGGAACCGACCGCCCGGCGCGGAAACGTATCTGAGACCAGAGTGAACAGGTTGCATGACCACGCCTGGTGCGCCGCCGCCGCCAGCGCGATGAGGCCGACCGCCGTCCACATCGATGTGGTGAACAGCGCGCCGATAACCGGTACCACGCAAACGGCACAGATCAGCATTGCCGTTTTGCGCGCGGCGTTCACGCTCCAACCGCGACGGATCAGGTCCGAGGACAACCATCCGCCCGCTACGCTTCCGATATCGGCGGCCACATAGATGAATACCAGCGGCGCGGCGATACCCTCCAGTTTGACGTCGAAGCGGTCCTTAAGGAAGATACCCAGCCAGAACAACCAGAACCACCACACCGGGTCCGTGAGGAATTTGCCGATGGAGAATGCCCACGTCTGGCGGAACGGAAGGATGCTTGCCCACGGTATCTTCGTGGCCGGCTCAGGGGGGTCGCTGAGGATGTGGTCCAGTTCCGCGCGCGTGAGACCCGGGTCCTCCTCCGGTTTGCGATACATCGTTAGCCAGAAGGCCAGCCAGGCGAACCCCGCCGCCCCGGTTGATATGAATGCCCATTCCCAGCCCCACCAGAGTGTGATGTACACCGCGGCAAGCGGCGCCAGGACGGCGCCGACGTTGGTGCCGGCGTTGAAAATCCCGGTCGCGAGGGCGCGTTCCTTCCGCGGGAACCACTCCGCCACCGTCTTCACCGCTGCCGGGAAGTTGCCGGCCTCGGCGAGCCCCAGCAGGGAACGGGCGACCGTAAACGTCAGCACCGTCGCCGGAATGAACGCGGCGACGCCGAACCACGGCACCTGCGCCGGCAGCCATCCCGCGATGTGGCGTGCCATCCCGGTCGCCATCGCCGCGAGGCTCCAGAGTCCCACGGCCCATGCGAACCCCTTGCGTGTGCCGAGCCTGTCGATCACTCCGCCGCTCGCGACGAGGCCGATCGCGTACGCCACCTGGAACGCGGTCGTAACGTAGCCATACTGGGTTTTGTCCCAACCCAGGTCTGCCATCAGGCGTGGGGCGAGGGCGTTGATGATAGCGCGGTCCAGGTAGTTGACGGTCGTAGCGAAGAACAGGAGCGCGCATATGGACCAGCGCCGGTTGCCCAAGCGAACCGTCGCGGGAATGGTGGCTCCGGTCATTTTCGGCTCGCCTCCAGGCCGCTGCCGCCGGCGGCGAAGTCGGGTTGAACGTTCACCACACCGAACTGGCGGTCCTCCACTTCGCGGTGCGCGGCCATCATCCAGATGAACGTGATGCTGTGCCCGGGACAGGCCACGTTGGGGTGGTA
This genomic window contains:
- a CDS encoding DUF4861 family protein, encoding MVIRYSFRTAVVTMFLLAGASVLGQENQVKQIKVTLRNPTAIARPNEPIVITLADIAKAAPDFKATSFIVTTSDAATPADDARAKASRPLACQADDLDGDGKADEIAFEVDLAPLSTKVVTISYGAEELIKPLRVSFPKRAHASFQTKYEGMGWESDRVAWRMYFDARNAFDMYGKRQHCLALDYFAQPGVDYHAESPIGRDTFKIGDALGIGSAGAYVDGKAVKISEVTDRKWKVIADGPVRAIFDLIYTGWSVAGKKVDINSRVTVWAGQHWFDHAITARNANGVTLITGLPRKPGVAFSSGVALENGQARYTETWGHQALMPGATATEAHPDQNLGLGIIVLPGAGGSADELPDAADHIVRVPVTTMNGTITTQWRVVSAWDQEQPDGDSVLGLDPAMTLPVALRSEEGWKRYVAGVASRYAQPVTVSVLP
- a CDS encoding MFS transporter is translated as MTGATIPATVRLGNRRWSICALLFFATTVNYLDRAIINALAPRLMADLGWDKTQYGYVTTAFQVAYAIGLVASGGVIDRLGTRKGFAWAVGLWSLAAMATGMARHIAGWLPAQVPWFGVAAFIPATVLTFTVARSLLGLAEAGNFPAAVKTVAEWFPRKERALATGIFNAGTNVGAVLAPLAAVYITLWWGWEWAFISTGAAGFAWLAFWLTMYRKPEEDPGLTRAELDHILSDPPEPATKIPWASILPFRQTWAFSIGKFLTDPVWWFWLFWLGIFLKDRFDVKLEGIAAPLVFIYVAADIGSVAGGWLSSDLIRRGWSVNAARKTAMLICAVCVVPVIGALFTTSMWTAVGLIALAAAAHQAWSCNLFTLVSDTFPRRAVGSVVGFGGMWGAAGSVFLTLRVGPYLKSHKDSYLPFFLIAGCGYIIALLIIHLLAPRLKPADVE
- the kduD gene encoding 2-dehydro-3-deoxy-D-gluconate 5-dehydrogenase KduD translates to MSSRKDTVVVLDDFRLDGKVALVTGAGVGLGRGMALALSQAGANVACHGHPDALDTCRIIEGNDRKALGLSGDLRNEKTPASLVDATIHAFGRIDILVNNAGMIRRASAVDFTDEDWMDVLNLNLNGVWRLCREAGRHMLERGSGKIINIASLLSFQGGVFVPAYTASKSAVAGLTKALANEWAPKGVNVNAIAPGYMATDNTAALRADETRSRQILERIPAGRWGTPEDLGPVAVFLASEASRYIHGHVLVVDGGWMGR
- a CDS encoding glycosyltransferase, translating into MERSSAASPLLSIVIATRNRIPFAISAIQSILEIPDPRLELVVQDNSECRDLEAYVQENVKDTRFRYRYTPPPFSSIDNFNAVLELATGEYVCMIGDDDGVNPEILEAAEWAKRENVDSLGVRTVVHYLWPDTGVPATLYTKATSGCLQISPFSGDLHDADIEKEMRNLVRNGGLYYLDFELPKLYHGLVRRSCLESVRAKTGNYLAGLSPDVFAALSIANVGKRVVVTDYPLTIPGVCGVSSSVREGLLKKPSKELKDAPHFRDRGEYQWCELVPRIYAAEAIWADSAVAALRAMDRDDLVSQLNLPRLAAYCIGANRGVAGPVLRDMFRGIRITGKNPAVAAIKFAWGYLTGPGVRFARRAWNRLLILTGRRSVYNAVGLENMVEVTHALTHYLQENGRSFAECVRRAK